Part of the Sphingobium lignivorans genome is shown below.
CGCTCTCCGGCGAAATCTGGGCGACCACCGGCACGCTGATGATCGACCGCAGCCGCCGCATGGGGGACATGGTGATCGGCCGTCTGGATCAGGCGGACAGCCTCAGCGCCTCGCTGGCCTCGGCCCGCAGCGCCGCGCGCCAGACCCGCGACGGGCAAACCGCCGTCTGGGGCCAGGGCATCGGCGCATGGAACATGCTCAAGAGCAACGGCAATGCCGTGAAGGCCACGCAAAGCAGCTTTGGCTTCATCACCGGCCTCGACACGATGCTGGGCGACTGGCGCCTGGGCGTGGCGGTGAGCCAAAGCGAGGACAAGGTCCGCGTGGATGGCCGAAGCAGCGAAGCGACGGTCAAGGGCACTAGCGTGGCGGCTTATGCCGGCGGTGGCTGGGGCGCGCTGCGCACGCGGATCGGCGCCAGCTACAGCTGGCTCGATGTCGACGGCAGCCGCAAGGTGGTGTTCCCGGGCGTGAACGATGCGCTCTCGGGCAGCTATGACGCCAGGAGCGTCACGGCCTTTGGGGAAGTGAGCCTGGCTTTCGCCATGGGCGGGGCGAGCATCGAGCCCTTCGCCGGGGTGAACCATGTCCATCTCAAGAGCGACGCCTTTGCCGAGAGCGGCAGCGCCCTCACCGCGCTGGGCGTCGAGGAGAGCACTCGCAGCGTCACCTACACGACGCTGGGCCTGCGCCTGGGCAGCGTGATGCCGATCAGCGAGAGCGCCGTGCTTGCGCCTCGCGTCTCTGCCGCATGGCTGCGCAGCTTTGGCGATACCGATGCGACCAGCCGGCATATCCTCCCCACCGGGCAGGCGTTCTCCATCGCCGGCCTGCCGACCACGCGCGACACGCTGCGCATCGAGGGTGGCCTCCAGGCTAACATCCTGCCCGGCGGATCGATCGGCGCTACTTATGTCGGCAATATTGGTGACCAGTGGAAGGACCATGGCGTGAAGCTGGGCTTCTCTTACAGCTTCTGAGATCAGTCGCTTATTCCAGGAGGCGCGGCTTGAGTCGCGCCTCCTCGTTGGCCCCTGTCGCCGGCGTTCGATGGCCTTCCATTTGATCCTTTCGCGCCGTTGATGATGGCTTCGGCCCTGCTGGAGCAGGGGCTCGCTGGGTCATGACAGGCATCTGGTCCTGTCCTGACCCAGCCGCGAAAGAGCGCGGCAACTTCGGTGGCCGATCCGGCTCCTCCCCTTTTCGAA
Proteins encoded:
- a CDS encoding autotransporter domain-containing protein codes for the protein MQGPQAGLPPTIYLTGQSFSGFNGDLWLQEIVARVNGSLGGTITVGEDAGLGGAGRVDNIVVTAGGTLMPGNSIGTLTASGNVVFETGSVYEVEVNADGESDKLLVGGTATIEGGTVSVLTAAGNYRFSSDYVIISAAGGVTGTFDDTDVDLPFLTPYLSYDPNNVRLTLVRNDRTFASVAATSNQIAVASALDASNQEASLPRAVAGQIEEEGAVRAFDALSGEIWATTGTLMIDRSRRMGDMVIGRLDQADSLSASLASARSAARQTRDGQTAVWGQGIGAWNMLKSNGNAVKATQSSFGFITGLDTMLGDWRLGVAVSQSEDKVRVDGRSSEATVKGTSVAAYAGGGWGALRTRIGASYSWLDVDGSRKVVFPGVNDALSGSYDARSVTAFGEVSLAFAMGGASIEPFAGVNHVHLKSDAFAESGSALTALGVEESTRSVTYTTLGLRLGSVMPISESAVLAPRVSAAWLRSFGDTDATSRHILPTGQAFSIAGLPTTRDTLRIEGGLQANILPGGSIGATYVGNIGDQWKDHGVKLGFSYSF